ATCGACAAAGAGCAGCGGTGTAGTTCAGATACAGAAAGACCTAAGCACTGACATCTATGGCAAAAATGTCCTTATAATAGAGGACATAGTCGATACCGGGCTTTCGCTGAAGTACATAAAGTCGCTTCTGCTGGAACGCAAGCCGCAGAGCCTGGCGATATGCGTGCTGCTTGACAAGCCGGATCGCCGCAAGGAAACAGTTGAGGTTGAATATACAGGTTTTACGATCCCGGATGAGTTTGTGATAGGCTATGGTCTGGATTACGCCGGAATGTTCCGGCATTTGCCGGCGGTGTTCGTCGCCGAGCCCGTCGCCTAGCAGCAATTGGGGCATCTCGGAGCGCTAACTTAACAACATTCATTATCCGTCGCTTCGACGTATGACCAATACGCCTTAGCTAGTATAATTTCATGTTGCGTCGTTATCATCTCCGATCTGCCCCAATTGCGGAGAGTGCTTTTAAAATTCCGTCATTCCCGTAAGCAGTTGAGCGGGAATCCAGCGGCTTAGATTTAAGAATTTTTAAGCTTTTACGACTGCTTGCCTATTGCTTGCCCACGCTTGCCAATTGCTTGCCAGTCTCTACAACAGGATACCTAAACCATCGATCACCCACCGGATCTTTTCCGGTAGATTAGCAAAGATATGAAAGCGAGGTCACACGTTTGAAGAAAACCTCTAAAAATGTTGGGATGTATATAATACTGATCGTTCTTGTAGTCAGTCTGGTGAATGTATTTTTGACGCCGGATGCGAACAAGTCCGGTCAGGGTGCTGAGGTACTTCCTTATAGCCAGTTTTTGAACGAAGTAAACGCGGGCAATGTTGCCAAGGTAAAGATAGACCACGAGCAGCTCAAAGGAACATTGAAATCCGGCAGGGAGTTTACAACTTATATTCTTGATCCGGGAACACTGCCCAGTGAGATCGCCCAGAAGGGCGTTGAGGTCGAGGTCGTTCCTCCTCCAAAGAACTCATGGCTGGCGTCCCTGCTTGCTTCCCTGCTTCCCACACTGCTCCTGATAGGTGTATGGATATACTTCATATACAACATGCAGGGCGGTGGGAACAAAGTCATGGGCTTTGCAAAGAGCAAGGCCAAACTTTTTATGGACAACAGGCCCAAGGTCACGTTTAAAGATGTTGCCGGCTGTGACGAGTCCAAGGAAGAGCTTGAAGAGGTCGTCCACTTCCTCAGGGATCCCTCAAAGTTCACGAGGCTTGGGGCAAAGGTACCCCGCGGCGTACTGCTTCTGGGTGCACCCGGAACGGGCAAGACCCTTCTGTCAAGGGCTGTGGCGGGAGAGGCTAATGTCCCCTTCTTCAGCATAAGCGGATCTGACTTCGTCGAAATGTTTGTCGGTGTAGGAGCCGCACGTGTCAGGGACCTTTTTGAGCAGGCCCGCAAGAACCAGCCATGCATAATATTCATAGACGAAATAGACGCTGTAGGACGTCATCGCGGTGCAGGGCTCGGAGGCGGACATGATGAGCGTGAACAGACGCTCAACCAGCTTCTTGTGGAGATGGACGGTTTTGAGGCAGGAACAGGCATCATCCTGCTTGCCGCTACAAACAGGCCCGACATACTTGACCCGGCGTTGCTCCGTCCCGGGCGTTTTGACAGGCAGATAGTCGTTGACAGGCCGGACGTAAACGGAAGGCGCGACATTCTGAAGGTGCATTTGAAAGACAAGAAGGTCAGCAAGAAAGTTGACCTTGATGTCATTGCCCGCAGGACCCCCGGTTTTGTCGGTGCAGATATAGCAAACCTTGTAAACGAGGCAGCTTTGCTTGCAGGTCGGAGAGGCAAGTCCAGCCTCGGAATGGCAGAGTTCGAAGAGGCCATCGACAGAGTAATGGCAGGTCCTGAGCGAAAGAGCAGAGTAATAAGCAAGAAAGAGCGCGAGATCATCGCATACCACGAAGCCGGACACGCGCTGGTCGCAAGCAAGATAGACGGCAGCGATCCGGTACATAAGATATCAATAATACCGCGCGGCCACATGGCGCTTGGATATACACTGCAGCTGCCGGAAGAGGACAGGTTCCTGATATCGAAGAAGGAGCTTTCGGACAGGATAACGATATTGCTGAGCGGTCGGGTAACTGAGCAGCTCAAGTTCGGAGATGTAACCACAGGAGCCTCTAATGACCTTGAAAGGTCTACGCAGATCGCAAGGCAGATGGTTACGCAGTTTGGAATGAGCGACAGACTTGGGCTGGTAACGCTTGGCAGAAAACAGCATGAGGTCTTCCTTGGCAGGGATATCATGGAGGACAGGAACTACAGCGAAGAGATCGCATACGCCATAGATCAGGAAGTCCGCAGCATAATAGATGAGTGCTACACTACTGCAAAGAACATTCTTACAGAACATAATGACCGACTTGAGGAGATAACAGCACTGCTTCTTGAGAAGGAAGTCCTTGAGGGCGATGAGCTGGACGAACTTCTTGGATACCCGAAGAAAGAGCACCCCGTGTCAACTGCAGGAGCTGAGGATGAAGGATCCGAAGACGAAGCTTATTCCGAAGATGACGGCTCAGAAGCGGAAGAGGAAGAAGTTAAAAAGAAGCAGCAGAAAGACGAGATCTCTGAAGAACAGGATGATGATGAAGATCCTGACGAAGAGGAAGAATAAAACATAATATAAAATAGGAGCCGCGAGGCTCCTTTTTTTATCGGATATTTTAATGCCGCAGAGTCGTAATATTTCCACAATCAAAGGAATATATGCTATAATGCCCATCGTCACGGGATGTAGCGCAGCCTGGTTAGCGCACCTGCTTTGGGAGCAGGGGGTCGTCGGTTCGAATCCGACTATCC
The nucleotide sequence above comes from Synergistaceae bacterium. Encoded proteins:
- the hpt gene encoding hypoxanthine phosphoribosyltransferase, with the translated sequence MEYKIGKTLISEEKLQAKIKELGERLSKDYAGKQLICVCVLKGAVIFLADLIRHISPEVDVRIDFLAISSYGASTKSSGVVQIQKDLSTDIYGKNVLIIEDIVDTGLSLKYIKSLLLERKPQSLAICVLLDKPDRRKETVEVEYTGFTIPDEFVIGYGLDYAGMFRHLPAVFVAEPVA
- the ftsH gene encoding ATP-dependent zinc metalloprotease FtsH — translated: MYIILIVLVVSLVNVFLTPDANKSGQGAEVLPYSQFLNEVNAGNVAKVKIDHEQLKGTLKSGREFTTYILDPGTLPSEIAQKGVEVEVVPPPKNSWLASLLASLLPTLLLIGVWIYFIYNMQGGGNKVMGFAKSKAKLFMDNRPKVTFKDVAGCDESKEELEEVVHFLRDPSKFTRLGAKVPRGVLLLGAPGTGKTLLSRAVAGEANVPFFSISGSDFVEMFVGVGAARVRDLFEQARKNQPCIIFIDEIDAVGRHRGAGLGGGHDEREQTLNQLLVEMDGFEAGTGIILLAATNRPDILDPALLRPGRFDRQIVVDRPDVNGRRDILKVHLKDKKVSKKVDLDVIARRTPGFVGADIANLVNEAALLAGRRGKSSLGMAEFEEAIDRVMAGPERKSRVISKKEREIIAYHEAGHALVASKIDGSDPVHKISIIPRGHMALGYTLQLPEEDRFLISKKELSDRITILLSGRVTEQLKFGDVTTGASNDLERSTQIARQMVTQFGMSDRLGLVTLGRKQHEVFLGRDIMEDRNYSEEIAYAIDQEVRSIIDECYTTAKNILTEHNDRLEEITALLLEKEVLEGDELDELLGYPKKEHPVSTAGAEDEGSEDEAYSEDDGSEAEEEEVKKKQQKDEISEEQDDDEDPDEEEE